One stretch of Pontiella desulfatans DNA includes these proteins:
- a CDS encoding sulfatase family protein: MIKTIGKSFIAAVGCLAISAGAQKPNIVFIMLDDFGYSQLEAFSRGLTVEDIDPKMLAHVAEHSEYTPEQAFKQLKKASPTLSRMADKGVRFNNAFACSNLCAPSRIGVATGILQNRWGIYRNIDTEAHGLKPNSHLAERLKERGYATAHVGKWHVGSRDRDMVQRFLKKHDVKNPEKYSYYTLEKDYPHIMKELKNAGYRGSVVPKDHPLNNGFDYYFGYNMWECIYYKAQNVWENFEHAGVVKKYNTDAFTEKALTFMEKSLDEDKPFYVQLHYHTAHHPLKPKAPAKYFKRFDSGVYDLDNFYAHVFGVDECVRQIETFLAERGEAENTIFVFTSDNGGAVGAASPLPGNAPFSGHKGMLNLGGFRVPLFFYWPAEIKKPAVKEQLVSTLDILPTLVDAGGGTLPEGLDGQSLLPWMLEGETSKVRDHLAIGGIHARVWAFNGYTSFFTHNVSREKAPSGYIVADDTYILRYVSETIPDLYKDAVDGIPAHYVLYDYTKDPGEQHNIADQFPEKVEQLKGVWKRESAAYPKPVAWGEDKWKAMQDYK; this comes from the coding sequence ATGATAAAAACTATTGGAAAATCGTTCATTGCTGCGGTCGGATGTCTCGCCATAAGTGCGGGCGCGCAGAAGCCGAATATCGTATTCATAATGCTCGATGATTTCGGGTATTCACAACTGGAAGCCTTTTCGAGGGGACTGACGGTTGAAGATATCGATCCCAAAATGCTGGCCCACGTGGCTGAACATTCTGAATATACGCCGGAGCAGGCTTTCAAACAGCTGAAAAAGGCTTCGCCGACTCTCAGTCGCATGGCTGATAAGGGAGTCCGTTTTAACAATGCATTTGCCTGCAGTAACCTTTGTGCCCCTTCTCGAATCGGGGTGGCGACGGGTATCCTGCAGAACCGCTGGGGTATCTATCGTAACATCGACACCGAAGCTCACGGTCTGAAACCGAACTCCCATCTGGCGGAACGTTTGAAAGAGCGCGGGTATGCCACGGCACATGTGGGTAAGTGGCATGTGGGCTCACGCGATCGCGATATGGTGCAGCGCTTTCTGAAAAAGCATGATGTGAAGAATCCGGAAAAATACAGTTACTACACGCTGGAAAAGGATTATCCGCATATCATGAAGGAGTTGAAGAACGCGGGGTATCGCGGTTCCGTCGTGCCCAAGGATCATCCGCTCAATAACGGGTTTGATTATTATTTCGGCTACAACATGTGGGAGTGTATTTATTACAAAGCCCAGAATGTATGGGAAAACTTCGAACATGCCGGAGTTGTCAAAAAATATAACACGGACGCTTTCACAGAAAAGGCACTGACCTTTATGGAGAAGAGCCTGGATGAGGATAAGCCATTCTATGTTCAATTGCATTATCACACGGCACACCATCCGCTGAAACCGAAGGCGCCTGCAAAATATTTCAAACGGTTTGATTCGGGCGTTTACGATCTCGATAACTTTTATGCCCACGTTTTCGGGGTTGATGAATGTGTCCGTCAGATCGAGACGTTTCTGGCCGAGCGCGGTGAAGCGGAAAATACCATCTTTGTATTTACTTCCGATAACGGCGGTGCGGTCGGTGCCGCGTCGCCTTTACCCGGCAATGCGCCATTTTCCGGACATAAGGGGATGCTGAATCTCGGCGGCTTCCGTGTGCCGTTGTTTTTCTACTGGCCGGCCGAAATTAAAAAGCCGGCGGTTAAAGAGCAACTGGTTTCAACGCTGGATATCCTGCCGACCCTTGTCGATGCCGGGGGCGGAACACTGCCGGAAGGGCTGGACGGTCAGTCTTTACTGCCCTGGATGCTCGAAGGTGAAACGTCCAAGGTTCGGGATCACCTGGCCATTGGCGGAATCCATGCCCGGGTCTGGGCCTTTAACGGATATACCTCATTCTTCACCCATAATGTGTCCCGCGAAAAAGCGCCTTCGGGGTATATTGTCGCGGACGATACATATATTCTGCGGTACGTGTCGGAAACCATTCCGGATCTTTATAAAGATGCGGTGGATGGCATCCCTGCACATTATGTGCTGTACGACTACACCAAGGATCCCGGTGAACAGCATAATATTGCTGATCAGTTTCCGGAAAAAGTTGAGCAGCTGAAAGGCGTCTGGAAACGCGAATCGGCTGCATACCCGAAACCGGTTGCCTGGGGTGAGGATAAGTGGAAAGCGATGCAGGATTATAAGTAA
- a CDS encoding beta-galactosidase codes for MFLKTILTSMACMMVSASLAALPRVKAVGDCKLLKSDSDELAVKLKGASGKGSLVLRYDSEQLDLSDFSHLAVEAENETAGRIELRVKATSDPNDPLRQIDGRCFIEAGQERELQVLVFRDALPAGSPWSKYFSRTKALPGYQKKWIFPKDSKVLQVDLTVIWDGLNGQDNTVEFSLPRGAGEYALDKTTPDDLPQPLVDEAGQLVSETWDGKVMDLAELPKDGKTDLGKYSSNGPLPEYSKFGGWLNGPRQKATGRFYTKKIDGKWWFVDPEGYLFWSLGVTGVGFGESTLITGREQFFPEPSTDKDPRLWTADDRELEEGEVVFNYLYSNLKKKYGETWITDHTKVCLGRMLEWGLNTCGAWPIESVLGQKRVPYTLIIHPGQQSVGGFDKVPDPFSEEFKNGLRAEMKALGEKYANDPWNLGIFIDNELHWSNGNRLPMQIIDQDSSVPAKRGMIACLKVKYSNIKVLNKAWGTDFASFDAIRKPGDDISGKEALWEDMALCLEYHADAYFSQCAAAVKEFLPGTLYLGCRIHGAVYGSANPVVQKVASRHCDVVSFNIYKVSPKGFDAPMEVDRPWLIGEFHYGTGTHGIWGRGLIPSMDVNHQAELFEAYIDEVLEHPNVAGAHWFQWADHVTTGRYDGENYRIGFVSIVDRAYPTLAEAAQDAAQSMYEKRAEK; via the coding sequence ATGTTTTTGAAAACGATATTGACGAGTATGGCCTGTATGATGGTTTCCGCAAGTCTGGCCGCACTTCCGAGAGTAAAAGCAGTCGGAGACTGCAAACTGTTGAAATCGGATTCCGATGAATTGGCGGTTAAACTGAAGGGCGCGTCCGGTAAAGGATCACTGGTGCTGCGCTACGATTCTGAACAGCTGGATCTTTCGGATTTCAGCCATCTTGCAGTCGAGGCCGAAAATGAAACGGCCGGACGCATAGAACTTCGCGTTAAGGCGACGAGCGACCCGAACGATCCGCTGCGCCAGATTGACGGGCGCTGTTTTATCGAGGCCGGTCAGGAGCGTGAGCTTCAGGTGCTGGTCTTTCGTGATGCTTTGCCGGCAGGCTCTCCGTGGAGTAAATATTTCAGTCGAACCAAAGCACTTCCGGGGTATCAGAAAAAATGGATTTTTCCGAAGGACAGCAAGGTGCTTCAGGTGGATCTTACCGTGATCTGGGATGGTTTGAACGGGCAGGATAATACCGTTGAATTCTCGCTGCCGCGGGGGGCGGGCGAATATGCACTGGATAAAACCACGCCCGATGATCTGCCGCAGCCGCTGGTGGACGAAGCCGGTCAGCTGGTCAGTGAAACCTGGGATGGCAAGGTGATGGACCTCGCTGAACTTCCCAAGGATGGAAAAACGGATCTCGGAAAATACAGTTCGAACGGGCCGCTGCCTGAATACAGCAAATTCGGGGGATGGTTGAATGGCCCGCGCCAGAAAGCGACGGGACGTTTTTATACCAAAAAGATCGATGGAAAATGGTGGTTTGTTGATCCGGAAGGGTATCTGTTCTGGTCGCTGGGTGTTACCGGAGTCGGATTCGGTGAATCAACGCTGATTACGGGACGTGAACAGTTTTTTCCTGAACCAAGTACTGATAAAGATCCCCGGCTCTGGACAGCAGATGACCGCGAGCTCGAAGAAGGGGAAGTCGTCTTCAACTATCTCTACAGCAACCTGAAGAAAAAGTATGGTGAAACCTGGATCACCGATCACACGAAGGTTTGTCTGGGCCGCATGCTCGAGTGGGGGCTGAATACCTGCGGTGCCTGGCCTATCGAATCCGTTCTGGGTCAGAAGCGGGTGCCCTATACCCTCATTATTCATCCCGGTCAGCAGAGTGTCGGCGGGTTCGATAAAGTGCCGGATCCGTTTTCGGAAGAGTTCAAAAACGGGCTGCGGGCGGAAATGAAGGCGCTCGGTGAAAAATATGCTAATGACCCGTGGAACCTGGGCATCTTTATTGATAACGAACTGCACTGGAGCAACGGGAACCGACTGCCTATGCAGATCATCGACCAGGATTCATCGGTTCCGGCAAAACGGGGCATGATTGCATGTCTTAAAGTAAAATATTCCAACATCAAAGTGCTCAATAAAGCCTGGGGAACCGACTTTGCTTCGTTTGATGCCATCCGGAAGCCCGGAGATGATATATCGGGTAAGGAAGCGCTTTGGGAGGATATGGCTCTTTGTCTGGAGTATCATGCCGATGCCTACTTTTCCCAATGTGCGGCAGCGGTTAAAGAGTTCCTTCCGGGTACGCTTTATCTGGGATGCCGTATTCACGGCGCAGTTTATGGCAGTGCGAATCCCGTTGTTCAGAAAGTCGCGTCACGTCATTGCGATGTGGTGAGCTTCAATATCTATAAAGTTTCGCCGAAGGGCTTTGATGCGCCGATGGAAGTGGATCGTCCATGGCTGATCGGTGAATTCCATTATGGAACCGGTACGCATGGTATCTGGGGCCGCGGATTGATTCCCTCCATGGATGTGAATCATCAGGCTGAACTGTTTGAAGCATACATCGATGAAGTGCTGGAGCATCCAAACGTTGCGGGAGCGCACTGGTTCCAATGGGCGGACCATGTGACGACAGGGCGCTATGACGGTGAAAACTACCGGATAGGTTTTGTGAGCATTGTCGACCGCGCGTATCCGACGTTGGCCGAAGCGGCTCAGGATGCTGCGCAGAGCATGTATGAAAAACGTGCTGAAAAATAA
- a CDS encoding response regulator: protein MIPINIWLVEDDANYRRNLRMSLELEEHITVERVFPSCIEFFEALETNQAPDVVLMDLGLPGMSGLDAIRKLSTEAPDLAAMVLTVFKDKQKVLEALDAGAAGYLLKESEGPDIVKALQQVFMGGSALSPAVAKIVVQELRKPAPSDEFNLSQREIQVLEKLADGLAVKEISDVLNISISTAGFHLSNIYKKLQVQSQTGAVAKALRSGLI from the coding sequence ATGATACCGATTAATATTTGGCTGGTTGAAGATGACGCGAACTATCGCCGGAACCTGCGCATGTCGCTGGAGCTGGAAGAGCACATTACGGTGGAGCGGGTTTTTCCGTCCTGCATTGAGTTTTTCGAAGCGCTGGAAACGAATCAGGCACCTGATGTGGTGCTGATGGATCTGGGCCTGCCGGGTATGAGCGGACTGGACGCCATTCGTAAGTTATCCACTGAAGCTCCGGATCTGGCCGCAATGGTTCTTACTGTTTTCAAGGATAAACAAAAGGTGCTGGAGGCATTGGATGCCGGTGCTGCCGGATATCTGCTGAAGGAGTCTGAAGGGCCTGATATTGTTAAAGCGTTGCAGCAGGTCTTTATGGGCGGGTCCGCTTTAAGTCCAGCGGTTGCCAAGATTGTTGTTCAGGAGCTCCGCAAGCCGGCGCCCTCTGATGAATTCAACCTTTCCCAACGGGAAATCCAGGTGTTGGAAAAACTCGCAGATGGTCTGGCGGTTAAAGAAATCTCAGATGTGCTGAATATCAGTATCAGTACAGCGGGTTTTCACCTCTCCAATATTTATAAAAAACTACAGGTCCAGTCTCAGACCGGGGCCGTGGCCAAAGCGCTTCGTTCCGGCCTCATCTAA
- a CDS encoding sensor histidine kinase has translation MNAARRSFSGIFEVENTDASSPAVKRLKLYLQCSRLSAMEIRIPISIPPIVCRVQHVALVTVFGGVFLQGHIASAEPVDPCYPSELKGAKEGAASQSRFLPNRIRQLEDEEWQLLDRISRLPQHDPKPLPDHLGYHSIPREPDDPEGLSTHISAQFEYDPGLGAIALAPAFVPGEAGGYSFPRRFKIEVIDRGARWIGDKAGAYYIPSPPYEWTEVVNWMDEDFPDPGPYPVFFEIGNPRVHQLRMTLMDKEASTYNALGEMYLFRQPENSDRLGDNMMAWTTVQLTASNALSKPPLWDATYLADGLVGLGMPLSEELSDVGDFMIAWGEEEPQEEAVQIMLDLGEAQQIGRVQLWPAEAPMGMAIPHFGFPGKVRVELSDDPEFNNVILVEESTLHEHLNKDNLLNIITQGKKVRYLRLTLNDFPSYKGKTIMGLGEVRVSEFDDVWSINCAVTATGMPEGSIAQLPRLVDGFSRRRQILREAEWIKGLAQRRPLDRRLTEVRKELDLARVAWNRFKLRASIWGGGLLCLALLAAMGLQRLQRRHVLKRLKLRITRDLHDEVGSSLGGITLAARRMEDAGATQKDLTELSLMAREASAALKDVVWVLDQSRIRLPELLKKLAERAERVLVGMELVVSMPDTCPDREVPLPFKRHLLMFFKEAIHNCSRHSEATEVELAIFVRDDMLTVRIHDNGVGFDPDAIRDGWGVNSMGKRAQELGGRMELISEPGKGTTIQLSVPLSALLHKTDHTYKTSN, from the coding sequence TTGAATGCTGCCCGCAGGAGCTTTTCCGGGATTTTTGAAGTAGAGAATACGGATGCTTCGAGTCCGGCGGTAAAGCGATTGAAACTCTACCTTCAGTGTAGTAGGTTATCAGCTATGGAAATTAGGATTCCGATTTCAATTCCCCCCATCGTTTGCCGTGTTCAGCATGTGGCTCTGGTTACTGTTTTTGGAGGCGTTTTCCTTCAGGGTCATATTGCTTCTGCTGAACCGGTCGACCCATGCTATCCTTCGGAGCTGAAGGGGGCAAAAGAGGGGGCGGCTAGCCAGAGTCGCTTTCTGCCAAATCGTATCCGGCAACTGGAGGACGAGGAATGGCAGCTCCTGGACCGGATCTCCCGTCTTCCGCAGCACGACCCGAAACCGCTGCCTGATCATCTCGGCTACCATTCCATACCGAGGGAACCGGACGATCCAGAAGGGCTGAGCACTCATATCAGTGCGCAGTTTGAGTATGATCCAGGGCTTGGCGCGATCGCTTTGGCTCCGGCCTTTGTGCCGGGGGAAGCGGGGGGGTATTCATTTCCCCGTCGTTTCAAAATCGAGGTGATTGACCGGGGTGCACGATGGATCGGGGACAAGGCGGGTGCATATTATATTCCGTCTCCTCCCTACGAATGGACTGAAGTCGTTAACTGGATGGATGAGGACTTTCCGGATCCCGGTCCGTATCCCGTTTTTTTTGAAATCGGGAATCCCCGTGTGCATCAGCTCCGGATGACCCTGATGGATAAGGAGGCATCGACGTATAATGCTTTGGGCGAAATGTATCTGTTCCGGCAACCTGAAAACAGCGATCGTCTTGGAGATAACATGATGGCCTGGACGACGGTGCAGCTTACCGCGTCAAACGCCCTGTCTAAACCGCCGCTATGGGATGCAACATATCTGGCCGATGGGCTGGTCGGACTGGGTATGCCGTTAAGCGAAGAGTTGTCTGATGTCGGCGACTTTATGATTGCCTGGGGTGAAGAGGAACCTCAGGAGGAAGCTGTACAGATTATGTTGGATCTGGGTGAGGCCCAGCAGATTGGCCGCGTACAGCTTTGGCCGGCTGAAGCCCCTATGGGCATGGCCATCCCGCATTTCGGTTTTCCTGGAAAAGTGAGGGTGGAGCTCTCCGATGATCCGGAATTCAATAACGTCATCCTTGTTGAAGAAAGCACGCTTCACGAGCATCTGAATAAGGACAATTTGCTGAATATAATAACTCAGGGTAAAAAAGTGCGGTATCTTCGGCTGACTCTGAATGATTTCCCGAGTTATAAAGGGAAAACCATAATGGGGCTGGGCGAGGTCCGGGTTTCCGAGTTTGATGATGTATGGTCGATCAATTGCGCAGTAACCGCAACCGGTATGCCGGAGGGAAGTATAGCGCAATTGCCCCGCCTGGTCGATGGGTTCAGCCGGAGACGGCAGATTCTGCGGGAAGCGGAATGGATTAAGGGGTTGGCACAGCGCAGGCCACTTGACCGGCGCCTGACAGAGGTCCGGAAGGAACTGGATCTGGCCCGGGTTGCCTGGAACCGCTTTAAACTGCGTGCCAGTATATGGGGAGGCGGCCTGCTGTGCCTGGCACTTCTGGCGGCGATGGGATTACAACGCCTGCAGCGCCGGCATGTGCTTAAACGGTTGAAGCTCCGTATTACGCGGGATCTGCATGATGAAGTGGGAAGCAGCCTGGGTGGCATAACGCTGGCAGCCCGCCGGATGGAGGATGCCGGTGCAACCCAGAAGGATCTCACCGAACTCTCTCTTATGGCGCGTGAGGCATCGGCAGCCCTTAAAGATGTGGTATGGGTGCTGGACCAGTCCAGAATCCGGTTGCCGGAATTGTTGAAGAAACTGGCTGAACGGGCTGAGCGCGTACTGGTAGGCATGGAACTTGTCGTTTCCATGCCGGATACGTGCCCCGACCGGGAGGTGCCATTACCGTTTAAACGGCACCTGCTGATGTTTTTCAAGGAGGCGATTCATAACTGTTCCCGGCACTCAGAAGCCACCGAGGTGGAACTCGCCATTTTCGTTCGGGATGATATGCTGACTGTGCGTATACATGACAACGGAGTTGGATTTGATCCCGATGCCATACGGGATGGCTGGGGGGTCAACAGTATGGGGAAACGGGCGCAGGAACTTGGAGGCAGGATGGAGCTCATTTCAGAACCCGGTAAGGGGACAACGATACAGTTGTCTGTGCCGTTAAGTGCATTGCTGCATAAGACGGACCATACCTACAAAACCTCCAACTGA
- a CDS encoding response regulator produces MNVWIVEDDAGYRRNLRMSLEIEEGITVQRVFPSCIELFDELKSGNVPEMILMDLGLPGMSGTEAIRQLTHMVPDVSVLVLTVFKEKEKVETALEAGAAGYLLKESGGPEIIKGLWAVYESRVPA; encoded by the coding sequence ATGAACGTTTGGATTGTAGAAGATGATGCCGGATACCGCCGGAACCTACGGATGTCGCTTGAAATTGAAGAGGGCATCACGGTTCAGCGCGTCTTCCCATCATGCATTGAGCTGTTCGATGAACTTAAATCGGGCAATGTACCCGAAATGATTCTGATGGATTTAGGGCTGCCCGGAATGAGTGGGACAGAGGCCATTCGCCAGCTGACGCATATGGTCCCTGACGTTTCCGTTCTGGTATTGACGGTCTTTAAGGAAAAGGAAAAGGTCGAGACCGCTTTGGAGGCCGGTGCTGCAGGGTATCTGCTAAAGGAATCCGGCGGCCCGGAAATTATTAAGGGTCTGTGGGCTGTTTACGAAAGCCGTGTACCTGCCTGA